DNA sequence from the Leptospira limi genome:
GATCTTGTGGAAATTTAGCAAAAAGAGGTTCTCTTCCGATGAAACATATCCAACAGGTCCAACGATTCATTCCTTTCCTTTTTTTACTCTTATTTTTTTCAAATTGCCATGTGAGTTCACATTCTTACAAAAACTATCCCATCATTTCCTCTAACCAAGCATTTACACTTCCCATCAAACCAAATGTGTATGTTGATTTCCAAACCGTTAAGGCAGCTGATTGGGAAGTGCCACTTGCGGGTTTATTGGATTTGGAGGATCCAAAATCAAAACTTGCTAATCTAAAAGACAGACTAGAACCAATTTCGATTTATTTTTATTTGATCAAACACCCAAAACATGGAACCTTTATGATCGATTCTGGAATAGGAGAAAGTTTTACAAAAGGGAAAGACCAAGTTCCAGTCAGTTCCCTTGTTGCCTCTCAAATGAATTTTGATAAATTAAAAGTTTATGAAACGACAAAAAAATTTTTAGAGAACAATAAAATCCAATTGAAGGGAGTCTTTTTTACACACTTACACCTCGATCATGTTATGGGTGCCAGTGAGTTAGACCGTAAAATCCCATTTTATGTTGGTCCAAGTGAGATGGATCATTCTCAATTCATTAATGTTTTTGTACAAGGTTCTACCAATCGTTTGTTAGGTGAAAATCCAAATTTATTACAACTTGATTTTGGAGATAGGAATTCAAATAGTTTCGTTTATGATTTTTTTGGAGACCAAAGTTTTTTTATCCTCTCTGTTCCAGGACATACTCGGGGAAGTTTAGCATTCTTTATCCCATCTAAGGATGGTGGTCACTTGGTTTTAGGTGACACTTGCCATACTCGTTTTGGTTGGTTAGAAAATGTAATTCCAGGAACATTTACAACAGACCCAAAAATGAATCGTAAGAGTTTGGATACTTTACAGAGCCTTGCGACCTATCAAAAAACCAAATACATTTACCCAGGCCACCAAGAGAGAATCATTTCCAAAGAACAAAAATAAACGATTGATTCTTTTTAAAAACTATTGAGACTCTAGGTTTTTATTGCCAGAGGTGATTCGATGAATCTAAAGAAATACCTATTTTTGTTATTTAGTTTTTCTTTTTCCCAATTGTTTGCAGTTGACCAAGTGTCCTGGAACCAGGCAGACCAATATTTAAAAAAACAAGACTATCTCTCTGCATTCAAACTATCGGAAAAGATCATCCAATCTGATCCAAAAGATAGTTTTGGTTGGTGGCTTCGTTTGGCCTCTTCTTCTCAATTGGCGAGTAAAAAGGGCAAATGGCCAGACGAATGCATTAAGAGTGCGAACCAACATGTTATACTTGTTCCCGAAGAAGAAGCATCTAGTTTGACAACAGCAGTCTGGTGTCTCAATCATGATGCTCGGTATTCTGAAATGGTTTCCCTCATCCCTAAGGTCATTCCAAAAGCAAGAGAAAAAATTGGGGAAGGTAATTATGGATTGTTGATCAATGTATTAACAATCGCCTTTATGAAGTTAAATGAGAGGGAAAAGGCAAGGGAATTTTTATACGAGGGCCTTTCTACATTATCAGGACAAGATGCGGCCATGAACACTGGTTATAATATCGGTGATCTGTTTATCGATTCAGAAATCACAATGGAGGAAAGGGAAAAATGGCATGAACTATTTCAGAATAATCTGTTCAAAGAAAAATTGTCCAACCCACTCATTCCAGCAATTGCTTGGAATACTTCCTTACTCACTGATGAATTTGTAAAAAAAGGAAAATACAATTACGCATTTGATACTATATCAATGTTGTACCCAGATATGGATGCCCATGTAACTTCTTATTGGAATTTTTTACGAGACCAACTCATCATTAAATACAAAGCATTACAATTTAAAACAAAAAAATTGAAAGAAGAACCTCGTCGGAATTTAAAAATGATTTTTTTAGTAATCCCTCGTACCCGATTCAAAGATCCATTGCCAAATCAATTAAGTTCTTACGGAAATATGGATGCAGATTTATCGGAAAAGGATTTATCTGATTTGTTACTAAGTTTTATATACTTTCGAGACTCATTCGAAGATGTATCGAAGGGAATCCATTGGGATTATAAAGTGATAAGGACAAATTCAGAAATCACTTCCACAAATTTTAGGGATGAATCCTTTCGCTTTGTGATGCAACCTTCTATCGAATCCATCCAACCATCCCTTTCGAAGGAAATACTGGATGAGATCAAAACAAGTGATGGAGTGATTGTTGTATGGCCTGGTGTCAAACAACCTGATCGAGTACTCATTACCAATGGCGGTGGGACTGAATGGAACTACGGCACTGATTCAGATCCAGAAGTGAGATTGACTATTCTTTCCGATTCCAATAAAAGTATCGCAAGTGGGAATCATGCCAATCATCCCATTTTCATTTACCATGAATTGTTCCATGTTTTGGAATGGGCATACCACAAATCCAATTTCCCTAAAAAAGACCATCCTTATCAAAGGAGAAAAGAGTGGCCTCGGGATTACCAAGGAAATACGGAGTGGGATTTTTATACAGAAACATTTAACAAACGTATGATGACAGAAGACCAAATGGATCGATTGTATTGGTTGGGAAGAAAAGAAGGATTTTACGGAATCAAAGTCAAAGAAGAAAAAAAATAATACAATCGAAAGTTTAATTTACTATCATTAAAATCGATCTAAGCCTTTAGTTAGATAGTTCCATCTAACTTAGCTTCTTTTAAGATGGATTGGATATGGTGGTTTAATAATTTTTGGTATTCTGGATTTTCGAGGAAGAAGGGCCAGAGAGGTAAAAATATCCATCCATTATATATTTTGAATTTTGATTCCCTTTTGTAGTTACTTGCGTTACCCGATTTTTGATCACGAATGCTAACCTCTGTTGTGATTGTTTCATAGGTGATACTCGGCAAGATTCCAAATGAAAGTCCCGTAATCCAAACACCAATGCCTTCTTCATGTTTTCTGGTTAGAAACACTAAAGCAAAAACATCATCATCCTTGTATCCCACTTTGACAGATTTGAAATAACCAGCTGTTTCAAATGCTTTTTGTAGCAGTTTTCCTTCATTAATGGCAATTCTTGGATGATCAAATGTAGATGGATTGTAAATGGTAATGGATTTTTGAGAAGGATTTTGTTTTAAGGATAGGATGAATTTTGTGTCTACGTCTGATAAATTTTCAGCAAACGTCATGCAGTTGTTAATGAATAACAAACAAAGTATGTAAAAATAGAATCCAACTCTAGAACGCATCGCCAAAGAATGAGTACTCCCCGCCTAATGGCAAGTTATTTTTTGTTGACACATCTAATTTGCAAAACATTATATTCTACCATGGCATTTTACCGTATAACTTCAGTCATTATCATCATTCTCACTCACTTATTGATTTCTGCAGGGTGTAAAGCGACAACAGAACGAGTGTTTGATCCGAGTGATCCAAAATCCGAGGCAAAAAACACTCTAGTCGGATTTTTATTATTAGATGAGACAGAACGAAATAATCTTGCGATTGCGGTTAGTTATGTTAGCCTACAACCATTATTAGGGGAAAATGTAAAAATAGACGAGATTGTAGAACTAAATCCATCTCTGGACATATACAGAGGTTCTTATATTAAAACTTCCTTTTATTATTTTGAAGAAGAAAAAGAATCTTACGTTTCATTTTCCAATCATCCTAAAAAATCAATTTTTAATCCAAACAAGTTAGATGGTGACAAAGAATATTTGATTCGAGAACTGAATTGGACTCGGAGTTGCGGAGATAAATGTAGAATCAACATGAATTCAAGGCTAAACCCATTCAAAAGTGTGAATACACTGAAAATCAAAGGGACACCGGGAGAAATTGTTTTTCTAGGAATTTTTACAATCAAAACAAATCAAATTTCTGGCACTTCGAATTTTTCCGTTGAATTCAACCGAATCTCGGACGACTCAGAATTCTACCATAGACGGATTGATCCTGTTCAAGAAAAAATAATCTTTGATCCTCAATTTGGCAAAAATCAAAAATCAGCAGAAATTCAATTTTTGAGATCCATTTTGGAGATGCAGAAATCTGGGTTTTGGTATGAAAAGGCTAAAGAAAATCTAAAAAATCTTACAAGATAAGTTTGAAATCATTTTTTCCAAATACAAAATGTCTAATTGTAACAGCCGTGTTTGGAGAAACTTCTTTGCCTACCATCCTTATTTCCTTATCAATCGCAGTTTTATTTTCTATTTCATTTGTACAATGTAAGGCGTTTGGAAAAGACCCAGAGGGCCCCCATAAGGAATTGATTCAAAAATCAACCCATTACGATCACTCACGAGAACAGTTTGTAAATCGACGACCAGATGTACTGGAGAAAATGAGAGAGGGTCAAAACTTCTTTTCACTTTTTGTTAAGTTTATGTTTGGTGGAGACAAATACCAGAAACCTTCTGTAAAATTACCTGAAGAAAAACCTGACTTTCAGGAATTTTTAAAACCTGACGAAAGTATCAAATTTATATGGTTTGGTCATTCTACATTCCTTGTGAACATTGAAGGTACCATTTTACTTTTTGATCCAGTTTTTTCTGGGTCGGCAGCTCCTTTTGCCATTATGGTCAAACGATTCCAAGATGCTGTTGTGAAGTTAGAAGAATTGCCAAAAATCGATTATATCATAATCTCACACGACCACTATGACCATTTGGATATGGAAACGATTGAATTCTTTAAAACCAAAGAAACTCGTTTTCTCACCCCACTGGGTGTTACTTCTCACTTAAAAGAATGGGGAATCCCAGAAGATCGATTCACCGAACTTGATTGGTGGGGAAAGTTTACCATAGGAAACATTCAAATTGTTTGTACACCTGCACAACATTTTTCCGGAAGGAGAGGGATGAATGGGAACCAAACCCTTTGGTCTTCTTGGACAGTGATTGGTGAAAAGGAACGGTTTTATTTTAGTGGAGATTCTGGATACGACATCCACTTCAAACAAATTGGTGATACCTTTGGTCCATTTGATTTAACCTTCATTGAAAATGGACAATACAATCCTATGTGGGAAGCAGTTCATGTTTTACCGGAACAAACTGCGAAAGCTCATTTAGATTTAAAAGGAAAACGATTAGTGCCTGTACATTGGGGGATGTTTAATTTATCCCTTCATAGTTGGTATGAACCAGCTGAAAACATTGAAAGAGAATCAAAAAAGCATAACATTGATTTGATGACTCCAAAATTTGGACAATTGGTAAAATTAAAGGAACCAAATCTTCTGGAACGGTGGTGGAAAAAATACATAGAAACCGATTGAGTTTCTTTGTCCAACAATCCAATTAAGAGTTGGATTGTTGGGGTTCATCTTGATTTAAGAATTGTTAGTTGGAAATGAAACAGGAATCAAATTTTAATTGGATTCAACATAGTGTTTGAAATTATTTAGGATCGATTGCCATCCATCTCTCTGCATTTCTATTGGATTTTCACTCTCAGCATCAAAAACAACAATCACTTCCGTATTTGGAGATTTGTCCAAAAATTGAACTTTAACCTTTCGTCCGTCAGGCATTGTGTATGACAAAGATTGAAAATCTTTCACTTCATCGAAAATAGCTTCAAAATCGAATCCAAAACTTCCATCTTTTGCTTCCATTCTTGCAAAATACTTTCCACCTGCGATTAAGTCCACTTTTGCAGCAGGACAATGCCAAGAGGGATCTGCAAAATTCCATGATGTGATGTGAGTTGAGTTTGTATAATATTCCCAAACTTTTTTTCGATCGGAAGTAATGATCGCGTTAATTGTAATTTCTGTAGGCATAAGGGAAAATGGATTCAGTTTGTAACTCCTGAGTCAATGAAATTTTCCCATCTTTTTTGAAACCAGCCGATCGAAAAATTTACCCCATTGTGTTACAAGGTGGTACAACAAATGGGGAAAAAAATCTATAACAATCGTTATGCAAAAATTATCGTGATGATTTCATTCGTTTTCGTTTTGCTTAATTGTTCCGACAATTCGAATACAAATTTTTCTAGTTGGATGGAAGGAATCCTACTTGTTGTCAAAGTTCCACAAGTTGAAACACCGAATGAACCAGACAAGCCAACATTAGAGAATGAATTTGAGATCCACTCCATCACTCCCGATGTACTTTTGGAAAATACTAACTTTGTGATCACAGGAAAAAATCTACACTTGTTATCACCGAATGAATTATGGGGAGAAGGTGGAGAAAAGTATGTTTCCTTTACAAACACTTCTGATGATGAAATTAAGGCCCAAGTGAAACGGTGTTCCAAGCCCATTTTAGAAGTTCTTTTTGTTATCCCTTCGAAAGGAAAAGAAAATCGATTTTTACCATGTCTCGGTTCGTTTTATTATTCCTTCCGTTCTTACTTTTTGGAAACCAACCAAGAGATCGTAAATTTTGAACCAAGGGAATTGAATCCTTCCTTACAAGGGTTAGTAAATCTGGGAGAAATTGTTTTTGGAATTGAACCTGAGCTTCCGAGTGGAATCTCTTTCGATACCAAGACGGGAATTGTTACAGGAATCCCAACGAGTTCTACCAATCAACTGTTTCAACCATTTCAAGTGACAGCTTCATTAAAAACGAATCCAAAACTCAAAATCCATTCTGATTTCCAACTCATTGTTCTAACGAGTGAAGAAAAAAACAACCGAACCTGTCGTGAGATCTCTGCTACGTCAACTTGTAAGGGCCCATCACCTCATGTTTGCTCCAATAGTGACAAATGTTTTATGAGTAAACTAGCTTGTGTATCAGACACAGAGTGTGGGCTTTAAAAAAAGGAAAACCTCTATTTACAAATCAAAACCAATCCGAAATGATGTGAAAGTCAGGTGGTCACCATTGAAATATTCACATCTATTTTTTGTTAGTTTTTTAACTCTTATTTTCCCTCTCCTTGCCATTGATGAAAGTAAAGAACCAAATGTTCAATATACACTCCAAATCAATGGAAAGGACTATGATCTCATCGCTGATATTCCTAAAAAAGTAAATGGAAATTTCCAAAATTTGAATCTATTACTGAAAGCAGGTAAATGGAAAGAGTTTTCATATGGTGGAATTCAGTTTTCCTATTTGGCTTCCTTTACTTGGGAAGCTGATATCCAATCCGATATTGATAAAAGTTGGGTTTTGTCTGGTAATGATTTCAAAATCATGTATTTTGTTTTGTCCGAGGCGATCACAATCGAAGATTATACTAACGCATTTGCCGATCGTATGGGAAAAGAAAATACACAAATCTTTGATGTAGAAGATCGTTTTGGAAATCAGACCTACTTAGGAAAAAAATTATTTGTGAAAATATCTGGTGTGGATCTTGTTTATGAAATATATCTAATCCCAACAAAACAAGGAACAAGGATCTTAACTTTACAAGATGCACCAGAAAGTACAGACAAATCGAGTCAGGAAAAAATCCAAATGATGGAACAAATTCGAAAACAGTTTACCATTCTCAAACAATAGAGGACCAACTTCGTATTTTTTTACCTATTTGATTCGACAAGTAGGTAAAGTATGCGTAAGTTTTGTTTAATCCATCTCTGTTTATTACTGTTTGTTTTCCAATGTTCTTCACAAGAAGACAAAGACCTCATTCCTGGAACTAAAATCACAGGTGATCCACTCGGTGATGTTTTGGTATTTCTTGCATTATCCAATCCACCATGCCAATTTTTAACAAGTGAAAATGCGGGAGTAACCTTCGTTTTACGAGAAGGGCAAACATCTATTTGTAGTCTACAACTTGTGAATGGTACCCTTCAGGCAGAAAAATCGGGAAAATACCAGGTCCAATCAATTGCTGGTAAACAGACTTTATCTTCTTCCAAGTGTAATTCCCTTTCATTTGATTTTCATGTAAAATTGAAAGAGGGAAGCACTGAACTTTTTTCATCTCAAAATCCCACACCGAGTGAAATCAATTTCGAAGCGGGAAAACAATACCAAATTATGGCTTCTGGACTTGTTGATCCTGATTTGTACCAGTGCCAAGGGCGACCTGTTTCCTCAGCGGTTACAGCTTACCGCATCCAATTCCAAAAACTATAATTTCCTTTTGTTTCCCTTCATTCCAAATCCATAACCAAATAAAGAGAATTGAATCATTACTTTAGGTAGTATCCGCAAATGCGGATAACTACCATCGCTTTCCCTCCGTTAGGAGGTTATACTTTCTATATGCGGTGGCTCTTTTTGATTTTCCTAAGTTTCATTTCTTGTACCAGTTTTGACCGTATGGTATTTTTAGGCATCGTTGATGATTCGGTAAGAGAAAAGAGAAACGACTACCTTCGCCGGCAAGTTGCTTTAGGTTACAATTCGGAATGTTTGGTCCTGCCAAGTGAATCGATTCCATTTTCGAGAATGGAACCTTGTCCTGTTGGTGATTTCAGAAGTGTCGATTATGATCGATTGATCAAAGTAGAAGGTCGTCTCCATGTATGGTATGTTCCAAGTTATGTATTAGAAGGACATTCCAATTTAGAGTTTTACCAAGACGTCACACTTGGACGAGGTCCATTCCATAACCGATCATTAAAGGAAAATATCCTCCGACAATCCATGTCTCAAAGCCAAAATCAAAATCGAAAGATTCCTACCTTACAATATTCGAAATGAATGAAGGGGCATTCAAATGACTCAATATTGGATTCTATTTTTCACTTTTGCCTTTTGTATCGATTGTACGGGTCGGCAAACGAACCATGAGTATACAACTTTGGATGAACCTGCGATCCCCATCAAAGTAAGTTCAGTAGGCTTTGCAAAAAAGTATGGTTACAATTCCGAATGTTTGGTTTTGATGGAAGGGCCTGTGCCAAGCCGATTGGAACCATGTGTTGTTGGTGATGTGCGGTCCGCATCCATGATGTATAAAGAAACGGAAGTGACCGTCTCGGGTGAAACTGCACAATTTGAATGGCAAATGACAGGGATGGTGTATTCACCTTTTGTAAACGAAACCTACTACCAAAATGAGATTTTATACAGAGGTTCCTTTTTTCGAAAATCAGACTTCCGGAATTATAGACAATCTTCATATCCGACCATTGTTCCTTATTTGACAAGGCCTTCCTACCAATACCCAAGGCATGGATATTACCATTACGGTAGATAAGGATTTACGATTGACGGTACCCAATCATCCATCCAAACTTCTATTAGGAGATAGGACTCTATAAATTCTATCATTTCTCTAATGAAACATTTTTTCATCATTCTTCTTTGTATTAGTTCACTTACCATTCCTCTGCTTGCAAAAGAGTCAAAAAAACTAAAGATTGGATTTGGTTCTTGTTTGCACCAAGAAAAGGAAAGCCCGATTTTAAAAACCATCCAAACAGAAAAATTGAACTACTTGATCATGTTAGGTGATAACATTTATGCAGACCAATTATTTGCAAATGATAAAATTCCTGCGTATGAAAAACAATTCAATCGACCAGAATGGAAGGCCATTCAGAAAGACACCAAACTACTGTTTACTTGGGATGACCATGATTATGGGATCAATGATAGTGGTGCAGAATATAGTGATAAAATCAATTCCAGAAATGTATTTTTAAAATACGTTTTGCCAATGATGCCAAAACAAATCTCTGTTGGCACAGAAAATAACGAAGGCATTTTCTATTCTTATTGGATACCCTTTCAGGGAAAAAAGATCCATATCATCATTCCCGATACGCGTTACTTTCGTTCTCCTTTAGAAAAGAGTTTTTATTCCTATTTGACTGGAAAAAGCCAATACAGTCCTTCTTCCGATACAACTCGAACCATTTTGGGAAAAGAGCAGTGGGAATGGCTTTTAAAAGAACTTTCAAAACCTTCTGATTTACTCATTTTTGTATCGAGTATCCAAGTATTACCAACGGAACAACCATTTGAAAAATGGAATAATTTTCCACATGAGAGAGATAGGTTATTATTAGCCTTACAAAATGCGAATACCAAAGGCTTGTTACTTGTATCAGGGGATAGGCATATTGCCGAAATCCATGAATTCAAAATTCCAAACAAATCGTCTTTGATTGAAATCACATCCAGTTCACTCAATTTGCCCCTTCCTTTTTTACCCTTGGAATATGATTCCGAATTGAAAATTGGCAGTGCATATAAAAATGAAAACTATGGAACCATTCAAATCTTTTTGAAAGATGGAAAGTTACATTGGTCGACATCCATCAAGGACTTAAATGGAAATTCTGTTTTAGAGCTTCATTCTAATTTGCCAACAAACCAGTATGAAAAAAAATAGAGAATGGAGTCATCATTTTGAAACCAAAAGATAAAATTTTAGAAAGTTCATTTGCTTTGTTCCGAGAGAAAGGATTCCAGGCCACAGGTATCGCAGAAATTTTAGACAAGGCTGGTGCTTATAAAAAAACTCTATATGATCATTTTCGATCCAAGGATGACATTGGTTTTGAATACCTAAACTATTTGTCCGAACAACAAAGGATTGTGATGTTAAAAGTGTTAGGGAAAGCAAACAACCTTTCTGACTTCATTGATAAATGGGTAAATTTTATTGTTCGTAATCAGAGGAATACCTCTAGAAAAGATTGTCCCATTGCACTGTTTTCCGGTGAAATTTCCCACCTGAACCAATTTGATTCTTATCGAAATCGTGCCATACAACATGTGTTAGAAACTGTTGAAATTTGTATCCTAAAGTTCGAACCGAGTTTACGTCCCGATCTTGTAAAATCCCTGAGTTATGAACTTTATATGAGTTATTTAGGTGGATTACGTTTGTACGCACTCACAAAAGATCGCAAGGTCATTGAAAGGATGAAATCACAAATGATCCATTCGGCACAAAGGTTGATCAAAGTTTAGAGTTTGATTACCAACTTCCACTTGCACCACCACCACCTGACCTTCCTCCTCCACCAGAGTAGGAGGTACTAGAGGAACGGTAACTGGATCCTGATCCCGAACTTGAGCTAGAACCGGAACTTGTAAAAAAGTCCCGAGTGCGGGAACTGACAGTGGTTGACCAACCGAGTTTCCGAAAGATAAAAATGAAGATCGTAGTTAAAATGGCTGAAACCAACATTGAAAACATTACGTGTATGTTAGGCGAATTAGGTAAAAGATACATCTTTGTTCGAATGATGACACCGATCACATAAAAGAGTCCATAAAAGAAGATAATTCCCTCACCCGAAACCAACCCAATCCATAGGAAAAAAAACATCAACATGAAGAACAATTGAAACACAAAATGTGGTTCCTTCATGATGATTTGTTTACTTGAGTTCGACGATGTCGTTTGAGATGAATTTTCATAATTAAAATCTTTTTGGTAACGAAGTGAATTGAGGTAAGTGTCAATTCCTTCCGCACCTCGAATGCAGATCCAATCAATGTCTGCACTTTTTAAGTCTGATGTGATCGCATTTGTGATCGTTTGCTCCAGTTCTGAAGTTTCAATGAGGAAACGATTGGATCTATTTGTTGACTCAACCATCGAGTTTTGATCGGTATAAACCATGAATTTTTTATGATTTAAGGAAAAGAGTAAGGTGATTCCGGGTGACTTTCCAAAAGCCAATTGGTGGTATTTTTTTCCTTCTTCCGTTAAATCACTTTTTGTATCTAAAAAGAGAATTTGAATTCCAATCTTGTATTCTGTTTCTAACTTTCGAATGGTTTCACCCGCCCTGTCAAAAGAGAATCGTTCTAAAGAATCGTAAGGATCATAGATTCCAGTGCCTTTTTCGATTTCGATTTTGTTATTATGACGGATATGATCTAACAGTTCTAAAAATGCGCGGAATGTATAATTTGTAAAATCTCCTGTTCGGCTTTCATGGTATCGATTACGGAAGATACTCCTGATTTTGTTTTGGCTAAGGGA
Encoded proteins:
- a CDS encoding MBL fold metallo-hydrolase; the encoded protein is MLISLSIAVLFSISFVQCKAFGKDPEGPHKELIQKSTHYDHSREQFVNRRPDVLEKMREGQNFFSLFVKFMFGGDKYQKPSVKLPEEKPDFQEFLKPDESIKFIWFGHSTFLVNIEGTILLFDPVFSGSAAPFAIMVKRFQDAVVKLEELPKIDYIIISHDHYDHLDMETIEFFKTKETRFLTPLGVTSHLKEWGIPEDRFTELDWWGKFTIGNIQIVCTPAQHFSGRRGMNGNQTLWSSWTVIGEKERFYFSGDSGYDIHFKQIGDTFGPFDLTFIENGQYNPMWEAVHVLPEQTAKAHLDLKGKRLVPVHWGMFNLSLHSWYEPAENIERESKKHNIDLMTPKFGQLVKLKEPNLLERWWKKYIETD
- a CDS encoding Ig domain-containing protein encodes the protein MGKKIYNNRYAKIIVMISFVFVLLNCSDNSNTNFSSWMEGILLVVKVPQVETPNEPDKPTLENEFEIHSITPDVLLENTNFVITGKNLHLLSPNELWGEGGEKYVSFTNTSDDEIKAQVKRCSKPILEVLFVIPSKGKENRFLPCLGSFYYSFRSYFLETNQEIVNFEPRELNPSLQGLVNLGEIVFGIEPELPSGISFDTKTGIVTGIPTSSTNQLFQPFQVTASLKTNPKLKIHSDFQLIVLTSEEKNNRTCREISATSTCKGPSPHVCSNSDKCFMSKLACVSDTECGL
- a CDS encoding TPM domain-containing protein, which produces MRKLFFTLTFVSILSCKMPFGSYPELTGPMVDPSGYLPIDTKSKLETILLEEEKITSNQVVVYITESLKESTIEKEAVAVFEQWKLGQKDKDNGILLLLAPNEKKVRIEVGYGLESILTDLIAKRIIDEIIIPNMKAENPSMAMISGVTAILEQLRTQSPKLTNESCPTPFSDTNSELHSDTIPYLIKETKQFRSIDFKFCVLPLGSQLALEGAANHLLLQRQKSSPNVSSVIFVTSPKNEYKGTIVTSPDFYWSLSQNKIRSIFRNRYHESRTGDFTNYTFRAFLELLDHIRHNNKIEIEKGTGIYDPYDSLERFSFDRAGETIRKLETEYKIGIQILFLDTKSDLTEEGKKYHQLAFGKSPGITLLFSLNHKKFMVYTDQNSMVESTNRSNRFLIETSELEQTITNAITSDLKSADIDWICIRGAEGIDTYLNSLRYQKDFNYENSSQTTSSNSSKQIIMKEPHFVFQLFFMLMFFFLWIGLVSGEGIIFFYGLFYVIGVIIRTKMYLLPNSPNIHVMFSMLVSAILTTIFIFIFRKLGWSTTVSSRTRDFFTSSGSSSSSGSGSSYRSSSTSYSGGGGRSGGGGASGSW
- a CDS encoding MBL fold metallo-hydrolase translates to MKHIQQVQRFIPFLFLLLFFSNCHVSSHSYKNYPIISSNQAFTLPIKPNVYVDFQTVKAADWEVPLAGLLDLEDPKSKLANLKDRLEPISIYFYLIKHPKHGTFMIDSGIGESFTKGKDQVPVSSLVASQMNFDKLKVYETTKKFLENNKIQLKGVFFTHLHLDHVMGASELDRKIPFYVGPSEMDHSQFINVFVQGSTNRLLGENPNLLQLDFGDRNSNSFVYDFFGDQSFFILSVPGHTRGSLAFFIPSKDGGHLVLGDTCHTRFGWLENVIPGTFTTDPKMNRKSLDTLQSLATYQKTKYIYPGHQERIISKEQK
- a CDS encoding TetR/AcrR family transcriptional regulator, with amino-acid sequence MKPKDKILESSFALFREKGFQATGIAEILDKAGAYKKTLYDHFRSKDDIGFEYLNYLSEQQRIVMLKVLGKANNLSDFIDKWVNFIVRNQRNTSRKDCPIALFSGEISHLNQFDSYRNRAIQHVLETVEICILKFEPSLRPDLVKSLSYELYMSYLGGLRLYALTKDRKVIERMKSQMIHSAQRLIKV
- a CDS encoding SRPBCC domain-containing protein, whose product is MPTEITINAIITSDRKKVWEYYTNSTHITSWNFADPSWHCPAAKVDLIAGGKYFARMEAKDGSFGFDFEAIFDEVKDFQSLSYTMPDGRKVKVQFLDKSPNTEVIVVFDAESENPIEMQRDGWQSILNNFKHYVESN
- a CDS encoding alkaline phosphatase D family protein; translation: MKHFFIILLCISSLTIPLLAKESKKLKIGFGSCLHQEKESPILKTIQTEKLNYLIMLGDNIYADQLFANDKIPAYEKQFNRPEWKAIQKDTKLLFTWDDHDYGINDSGAEYSDKINSRNVFLKYVLPMMPKQISVGTENNEGIFYSYWIPFQGKKIHIIIPDTRYFRSPLEKSFYSYLTGKSQYSPSSDTTRTILGKEQWEWLLKELSKPSDLLIFVSSIQVLPTEQPFEKWNNFPHERDRLLLALQNANTKGLLLVSGDRHIAEIHEFKIPNKSSLIEITSSSLNLPLPFLPLEYDSELKIGSAYKNENYGTIQIFLKDGKLHWSTSIKDLNGNSVLELHSNLPTNQYEKK